GTGAGACCGCGGAGTTGAGACAAAGTTTGTCCAGGTCTTTTATCCCCTACAGGTTTGCTTCCAAAATATTCCATGCAAGGACTATGAATGTGAATTAATGTCCGTTCCGGAAAATATCCAGCTGCAGGTCCCTCCAGTGGTTCCCGATCGAAGGTTTGAATTGCAACATCTAATCGACAGCCTTACCAATGAGACATGGTTAGCTTCAAGCATGTGTGttattttaagattttaaatctCCGGCTTGTCGCCGGTAACTTCATAGGTATATTAAACCAAGACTTTTGGGGTATAAACCTCGGGAGCGTATACATTCAGGGTTTAAATTTAATGAAGATCCAATGATTGTGTCCTTATGCGCCTTACGAGAATCCCGACGACGACTGGGCCGACTATAGTGCAAATCACCACAGCCCAAACGATGACAAGAAAAACTGCTTCTCCGGAAACGATAGCAGTATTTTGCTGATTCTTCAACAACAGTGTGCCAGAGCTTTGCGAGAGGGACGCGATCAAGAACCCGATTTCTCCTCTGGCAACCATAGAGAATCCTACTAGCAAGGCTTCTATATGTGGAGGATGGGTAGACTCTACTGCCGTCGATTGAGTTTCTCTTGGTTTGCGCCAGGATTTCGCAAAGTACTCGAAATAAATAACAAGGCTCACTAGGCATTTTGCAATTACCATAAGTATAGAGTACACGATGCCTTTCCAGACGATGGAGCCTTTAAACATGTCTGTaattggaattgagaaaCCAATGGACGCCTAGATAAATCACATCAGTCAAGTTCCTTAAAATCAAGTACCGCTAGCAGGTTGTCCAATAGTCTGGGTTAGTTTGCTAAGTGTGAACGTCTGGAGAGGGTTCAAGTCAGAGTTTCGGCGATTTTGAATTTCCCGAATGGAATAAATATTTGGTTGCGATTTATTGTCGAAGAAAGATTCATCATTCCATACGAATTGGATATGCTCAACCGATTcagaaatcaagaatctcAGGTTGTCTACCAGTACTCCCGACTCTTGGATACCCTGTACTGGATGGTGGAAGTAAAACGTAACTCAAAAATACTCacaaagaaaaagggaaCCAATATGAAGTCCATGATTGGTTTGTAATACTCTTCGTACATTACCTGAGCTGGGTTCGACCTCggttcttcttcaatactaCGGCTTCCGACGTCCCATAGGTAATTAACTATGCCCCCAGCGATAAATGCGGCGAAAAGGACAGACGCATCGATGAAAGATGCAATAGTGACGAAAGCGATCAGTACCAATgtcgaaaaaagaaatccaaggCCAGGAATCCTACGAAATTGCTTGAAAGCTGTTTCCTTGATATCAGATTTGCCTCCCGTGGGAACATTAGCCACTGTCTCAGACTGAGAACACTTGACAAGGTAGAGCCAAATCGGCTTGAGAAAATAAGCACCCAGACCAAGGGAAACCAGAAGTAAGCCAAAACTCGCGACTATTGGTCTTGCAATTGGCCATCCACCCATACCCCCACTCCCCAGGGTCGTAACAATGTTCACCATAACCAGGCCGACAACGTCGTCCATCATCGCGGCACCCACAAGTATCACACCGACTCTCGTATGCTGCATATTTGCAGAGGAGAGAATGGCGAATGTCGTTCCTAGAGACGTCGAACATAGCGATGCCCCGGCCGAGAAGGCTGCAAGAGGAGTAAGATACATTGTCCCAGAACTACTGGGAAATGGCAAAATAAGCAACAAGAAAGACACTGCAATAGGCACTAATAGACCAACGGTGGCTACCGATATCGAAATGTAGGCAGCCTTTCGAAGCTGTTTGAGATCTGTACTGAGTCCTCCTTCAAACACGAGACCTATCAGACCTAGGTAACCCAATGCCTGAATCGTTTCTTGATATCCCTCTGTCAGCCAAGATGTTCCTCCGACTGGTAGCCCCCATATTATCCCTATGAGAATTTGTCCTATAATACCACAGTACAAGAGTCGGTCTAGGATGTACCGGGTGATGTTTAATAGAAGGATAAATGAGGTCAATGAAAGAATGACCTCAATTCCAGGCTCCTCGTACGGGAGGAACGGCATAATTAAACGTGACGAATTGGGTATTCGATAAAATGGAAAAATTGTTATGCTCCCGAGAAAGATAACAGAAAGAATCTCTTCTATGAGAAGCACAAGAGGTTTTCGAGAAAATCCTTTCCCAAGAAATTGGCGGAACAAAATCAAGGAACCAAAATGGAAGTCAGCCACATTTTCCCGCCACAGCTACCATGCTCTAGCCACACCAACTTTACATTCCACTAGAAATTGAAGCGATAACGCTAGGATTAAATTTTTGAGTTGCGATAAGAAAATATATCTCTTCATCGCAAGTCTCAAAGCATCATTCCCCCATCAGCCACCTACTCCAACAATCCTCACCACTCTCTCACGTTCGCGTTCACGATTACGCTACCTCATAATGAACGCTCACGCTCTCCTCACCTCTCAGGGCTGGCGCGGGACCGGTCACTCTCTCCACCACAGCTCCGACACCATTGGACTCTCGCGGCCATTGCTCGTTTCGAAAAAAGACAATCTTTTGGGGGTGGGGAAAAAAATGCACAAGACGGCTGATATGTGGTGGTTGAATGCTTTTGATGCTTCGCTAAAGGGATTGGATACGAGTAAGGAGGGACAGGTTAAGGTTCAGGAGGGAGGGGGCTTGGAAATGGTGGTGAAGGGTGGAAGTAAATGGGTTGGGGGAAAGGGAGGGCTATATAGCTTTTTTGTGAGGGGAGAGACGGTTGGGGGGACGATTGAGGAcagggagaaggagaagaaggtcACGGAGATAATCgtcaaggaagagaaaagtggaaagggaaaggataagaagaggaagggagaaGATCGAAAGGAAAGTAAGGAAGAGAGGCGAgcaaggaaggaaaaaaagagagcTGACCGAGCGAGGAAATCTGCGGCCAAAGAAGCCAAAAAGATAAAGGGAGGAAAGGAAGCCAAAACACCAAGCGCCAGCTCGACAGACTCGGAAAAGACAGAAACTAAGGAGGAACGACGAGAACGAAAGGAACAAAAGCGACAAAAGAAACTATTACGACAATCAGAGAAAGAATTATCGGATACATCATCCACGTCAGAAATCGCCAAAAAGAAGTCGCGGAAGAATAAATAGATTGTTTTGCCCTGTGTATTCTACCAGTCGGCATAGCAAAAGGCGTTTTTGGGCACGGAGTTTTGTGATCACGACAGTGACCCTGGCGTTCTAGATAAGTTATGGTATCTTAATTAGATTTGTGGAATTCTAAACCTCGAACTATATCTCTTTGGGTATCTTTCCAGGCTTGTTGGATAAAAGCCATGGTCTCCTCTGCCAAAATTCGTCTTTAATGACATCTACATGTTGCACCGTGATTCTTGCCTttgctcttctcttcctgtccttttcttcttgtgtCTTTGAGAGCTCCTTCTGCTCAATTGTCTTTGCTGAATCTTCATCGATTGCCTCTGGCACTCCCGGTTCTACTAACTCATACTGTGATCAAGTCAATTTTCGTTGAGCTAAATTAGGACAAAGCCTCTGACTTACGTCTCGGAAAACCACACTTCCCTTTTTGTAGATTTCTGGTTCATTGTTGTAGTTGATTCCAAATCTCGAGAACAAGATTTCATTCTTGTCCGCAGCCAAAGATCCCTAAATATTCACATGGCGTTGAGTATGGAAACTATTCATCCGAGAATTATACAACTCACAGCAAGTTCCTTCTCTGCACCTTTTGCGTCGAATCCTCCTTTCTGAATCAGCGTCCAAAAAGTGGTATTGTAAAGATTGTTGATGTGACCTTCACTTATCAGTACCAACCCAGGGAAAACAAAGATAGGAAGTAGAATGTGAAAAAAACGCATACAATCAACTTGTCTCCAACTCATATAATCCCTCAAATTCTGAACACTGGGATATTGCACAGCTCTACCATCAAAACTAGGTAACGGTGCTGTGAGTTGCATTTCCGGGCCCGGGAAATAGGTAGACCAGAAATGGACATAGTATGCTGTGAAAGTTGATACTATTGTCGTGACCAGCTTACTATAATTTGGCATCAATATTTCGTTTTCGGTCAAGGACTTCCTTAAACAAAGGGCTCAGGGCAAAAGAGACATACCTTGAGCGTCTCTCAAAGAGCACACATGATTTATGGAAGACAAAACTGTTATCGCCTATTTAGCAAGAattctcaatcaaaaaacgaaatataaaattaaaaacaaaCCTATACTCATCACTAATCCCATAGGCAATCATAATATCGGGCAATTCCATCATGACTGCCTTCGCAGCCGCATTCATCAAATCCAGCGCTCTCCGATCGTTCGGTTTCTCAAAGGCATATTTGTCTGAGAATCTATGAACTTCAGTTTCTGCTACATGATCAAGCAGTAGAGTAGCCTATGGGGCAGGGCAGGCAAAACATACTTATGAAATCCCCGACCGTCAATACGCACTACGATCCATGTATTTGGGATGAGTAGATCGGGTTGCTCAAAGGCTTTGACATATTCATATCTGAGAAATTCGTGAGCTAGGTCAATGTTTCAAAGGGGAGGGACCCAACAATCTACTTACTTTGAGTTAGCCATAGTTACTTTTCAAGGTTGATATGAGAATGTTGTCGACACGGCATGGAAGTTAGAGAGCTGAGGGGTGTGCATTAAACATGCAGCGTTAGCCAAGCGAGGTCTCAGCATAGAAGGCAGCTGAGAACGGTCACTGGGTGCgtcatattcaaatataccaCGGGCCTCTTACTCCAACGGGAGGCTCATTCAACTACTTATTTATTAGAGGGCAATttattggaattttgaaaagctaGAACTTAGAGGTGCTATCTAGGTACCCATATTGGTTAATATCAATACTGAAAAGGTCGTGTATCAACAATAACTAAAAATTGTTTagaaaataatttgaatCTAGCTAAGCCCTAAGAATGAACCGGGTCATAGCTTATTCGGTCAATCTTGAATAAGAACCCCCATCGTAATCTTTGCCTGACCAAAAAGATGCTTCTCAGAGAACCTCTACTCTTTCCTCGAGAGAGACATATAGCACGGCAGAATGGAGTACGTTTATCTATATTCCCCGGTGTACCCATCTTGGAGAAATCTAATCTACGTGAACGTTATAGGACCTTTGCTTTGGGATATTAGAGATGTGATAGGTAATTTCCTcataatacaaaatataaagtattgataatAACATCCCTGCGTATAGATCTGACAGAGTGAGACTAAATAAATACAATCGCGCCATCCTGAATGTTCTCATATAACCTCCTCGTTACTACATTCCCTCGCGTTCCTTAACATATACAATTTATGcatctcctcatccccatGTTCCTACCATCAATCAACCCAATGGGCCCTGCCTCTGTGATATTCTAATCTTCTCCTCTTGTACCCAGACTGCAACCAGCCTCCAAATTCCACCCTCTCTTTGTTAACCTTGTCGATTTCCTCTTGCTCAATCACCCTTCGTCTTGCCCGATCTTGCTCCGCGTGTCTGTGCACTCCAGTTCTCAAGTTAACTTCGCGTTGTTTCTCATCTTCCCTTCTCTGAATCATCGCTTGCTGCTCTGCAAGACTTCTCCGCACCCTgttcctctctttctctaatCTACGCACCGTGAGTCCTCCTGCATATTCAAATAGAAAGTCTCTCTCCTCCGCATCTTCAATCATCCACTCCCTCTTCACCAATTCAAGGGGTTTGAATTGTCGTTGCAATTGCAATACTGGGGCCCATTCTGGCAACTCCCTATACAtgaatctcttcctctcgtTGTTGAGCTTTTGCACTCTGGTATATACCTCTACAGAGCGCGGCCTATCATTTCGGTTCAGTGTCAAGGCCCATCTAATCTGGGTTTCTAACTGTAAAGTCAAATGCTCATTTATAGGTTCGAACCTCGATTCTTTATTTCGCGCAGCAAGTAAGAGTTCTTTTTGTTCTGAATTCGCATGATGAAACTTCATAACCCTTCCAGATGAGTCTATCAAGCTGCACCCTTTGTTTGGGTAATACCCCCTCCTAGCCATCATATATATCAGGGTGCCTACGGACCACACATCATATTTTGCACTCATCTTGTTGTCTGGTGGATCACAAGTACTATTTCCGTAATTATAGTTGCGAGTACCACGTCTGGGAAGATGTAGAGACTCGCCAAAATCTCCCAATTTGATATTCGGATATGTATTTGGGGGAGAATTTGCAGGAAGGGACTGTATGAAGATATTGTTTGATTTAACATCACGAGCGACAGTTGTTTGTGTACGTCCCGCAAATTCTGGTTTTGTTACGTACTGGGGATGCTCGCCGTGGAGAAATGCAAGGCCGCTAAACAATTGTTCAAAAACGTGCCACTGAGGGTTGAGATTAGTCATGTCTTGACTAAATAAAGATAGGATGGTGTTGAACTCACTATAAATCCTTCGGGTATGAATTCGTCTCTGTCTCGAAATTCACTTACCATGTCTGAAAGAGTGCCGAGATCGCAAATCTCCAGAACAAGCATAGAAAAAGGGTTTCCCAAGTTGTCAAATTCAGCCCAACCAGACAAGTTCATGACATTTGGGTGCCCCGATTTGATGTATTGAAGGAATGTCGTTATTTCCCTTCCACGCTTGGAGGTCAAACTCAATGCTTTTATTTGCTTCGGATCAACAACAGAAGCATCACTGGTTCGTGTAAGAGTAGGACTATGATCTGAGCCCATTTGGTAGTCAAGGTTAGCATCCGACTCTAATCGAagtttggaaattttgacaGCATATTTGAGCCCGGGCTGTCCCTCACTACGAGTATCTTTGTTCTCGACGAGGAAGACTAGCCCAAATGTTCCACTGGCAATGCAGGCTTCAACTTCTATATTATCTCCTGTCAAGTTGTGTGGATTATCTTTAAGCCATTTATTCTGACGAACTGTGTTCGCACGAAATGCGCCTGCGAGCGATAAAAATTGATTAGCATTTGTACTCCTCTTCGCAAAATGAGGGGATCAAATGACATCAAAGGACtttttgaagagattgacACTCACGCAACACCCTGACTGCCATGTAATCTGATTGATTTGTTAAATTGCTTATGCCTACATCTTCCCAAGGCTGCTCGGTGGGGCTCTCTGTGTCCAAGTCCACGTCCACGTTTACGTCCACAATAATACCTCCCGCGCCTGGCACATGACCTTCCTGTGGTGCGGCAGCcatttgtattttgatatacaGAGGATTCAAGATGTTGTTGTTTGGGAAGAAGTAGATTTCAAAGTTCCGTTAAACGAAACAAAATATTCAACCATGAATGTGAACAGAAGGAGGGACAAAGCCATGCTTTGAAGCCATCTGTTTCCGGCACTATGTTGAAGCATTGATAGCAGGAAATAAACCAATAAAGCAAATGATTATAAAGGCAACACAAAGGAATCGTTATTCTGACGAAGGGATGAAGTGAGCACCAGCTGATAAAGTCATTCGTGGAAACCTGTGTCGAAAAGAAGTATTCAACTATAGCTACATGGCATAACTAATCATTAGACTTTACATTGAGATATGAAAAGATAACAATAATCAAGctgaattgaaagaagtgTACCCACTGGATATTGAGACTAATTTGAAAGAGGACGGATAGAAACCTCCGAATGAGGAAGctattttgatgatgagcTTCGCTGCTAGACCAAGATTTCCCTTGGCAATGAAACTTTGTGATGCAAAAGAGGCATTACTAGCATAAAACCTCCCTATTActcaaataattatttctcAGCATTTCATTCTCTTAAATAATGAGCCACCACCTCCATCTAAAATTCAAAGGGCCACTTAAATTTAAACTATCTTATTGGTATTCCATAGACATATCAGTGACGCAGTCCTTACTAAGAAGACCATACGATTTGAACAGACAATGATAGGtcttcaaaattaaattaaagaGTAACAAATTTCATGGATAAGAGCGCTTGCACACTCATGTAATCGACAGGAAGATGCAAGAGAATAATagcgaaagagaaaatacaTGTGCGCAGAAAGCGTATTCAGATGGTCAGGAATAGACTGAATGTGCCCATGAGTTCTCAAACAGGGGATAGTCAACGAAGAACATAgaataaatacaaaatgaACCTTTTCATTTGATCTCACGGTCAACTCTTCAGCTTTGTATCAGCGtgcatttcttttcaaagaCTGAAGGTCTAAACTTAATTTAATCTATCTCCGTAGGattgaaataaagaaaaccATGAATTGCGTTGCACGTTCCCTTGTCGAGATTGCCAAGATGCCGCATTCGATCCTAC
The Botrytis cinerea B05.10 chromosome 5, complete sequence DNA segment above includes these coding regions:
- the Bcthg1 gene encoding Bcthg1 gives rise to the protein MANSKYEYVKAFEQPDLLIPNTWIVVRIDGRGFHKFSDKYAFEKPNDRRALDLMNAAAKAVMMELPDIMIAYGISDEYSFVFHKSCVLFERRSSKLVTTIVSTFTAYYVHFWSTYFPGPEMQLTAPLPSFDGRAVQYPSVQNLRDYMSWRQVDCHINNLYNTTFWTLIQKGGFDAKGAEKELAGSLAADKNEILFSRFGINYNNEPEIYKKGSVVFRDYELVEPGVPEAIDEDSAKTIEQKELSKTQEEKDRKRRAKARITVQHVDVIKDEFWQRRPWLLSNKPGKIPKEI